One Cucurbita pepo subsp. pepo cultivar mu-cu-16 chromosome LG09, ASM280686v2, whole genome shotgun sequence DNA window includes the following coding sequences:
- the LOC111801709 gene encoding nuclear pore complex protein NUP214 isoform X1, with the protein MASVDSRHSISSTHVALEDSYEGEHVETNDYYFEKIGEPVPVKLNDSIFDPGSPPSQPLAVSESFGLIFVAHLSGFFVVRTKDVVASAKEMKNGGTGSSIQDLSIVDVSVGKVHVLALSNDNSFLAAVVAGDVHLFSVDSLLDKAEKPYFSCSTTDSSCIKDFKWTRKPENSYLVLSKHGKLYQGSASGPFKHIMHDIDAVECSVKGKFIAVAKKDTFTIFSYKFKERLSMSLLPSLGNGDTDTDFAVKVDSIKWVRADCIIIGCFQVTATGDEEDYFVQVIRSKDGKITDVSSNKVLLSFHDIYSGFTPDILPVETGPCLLLSYLDKCKLAIVANRNNTDQHIVLLGWLQEVENEVAVIDIERDKSLPRIELQDNGDDNLVMGLCIDRVSLPGKVEVQVGNEEIREVSPYCTLLCLTLEGKLILFHFSSANESEASDETVSACDEEEEDDTVVPTDDQPQLFSNIDQRPVSKVDESPVITRESNAKSQQMDSFAFSQPLKPSTLERPNNEIGNFAKPAKNFTGLGSVAFSGQSVDVPSQTLKSSILERPNNEIGNFNKPFHKFTGLGSVAFSGQSVDMPNQSLKPSFLERPNNQIGNFDKPVQKFTGLGSVAFSEQSADVPSHPFLNVKESTVKQSSGAANAFTGFAGKPFQPKDVPSTLTQSGRQVSAGAGKIESLPVIQSSQVSLQDNFSLGKISNKKQDGSERNYGNVPLAKPMTEMCEGLDMLLESIEEPGGFLDACTTFQKSSVEALELGLATLSDQCQIWRRTMTERAQEVQYLFDRTVEVLSKKTYIEGIVTQASDSNYWEHWDRQKLSSELELKRQHILQMNQNMTNQLIELERHFNGLELNKFGGNDETQVNERALQRKFGSSRQSHSLHSLNNIMGSQLAAAQLLSDNLSKQIATLNIESPSSKRQSITKELFDTIGITYDASFSSPNVNKIPETSSKKLLLSADSFSSKDTSRRKQRSGAKISETETGRRRRDSLDRNLASVQPPKTTVQRMILQGTPLSNEKEFRSPTLEGPATVARPASRIASSMLSSSSKNAEQGSENPATPFSWASPPRQKFQPPQKTNGTAPSPLPVFQSSHEMLKKSNSEAYSAASENKFAEVTYPEKSKASDFFSLARSDSVQKSNMNFEQKSSIFVTSSKPMSTPKDSIETLNPNSQKTANVKERLTTPSPLFGSANKPEPTSVGTTSSLVPIVDGLRKTEEKKPPTVFSPSVSAPAPVNTPSSASTLFSGSPLSKSFPSPAAAAVVDLNKPLSTSTQSSFAFPVVSVSDSLFQAPKMVSPPSNLSSLNPTLVSSSKEQPMPKSDADTEKQAPASKPESRELKLQPSVTLAVGNHVEPTSVTQTVSKDVGGHVPFVTADAQPQQSSAAFVPLPTPNSTPKVSANGKSETSDALVTQDDDMDEEAPETNNVEFSLSSLGGFGTTSTPMSNAPKPNPFGGSFGNVNATSMNSSFTMASPPSGELFRPASFSFQSPLASQAASQPTNSVAFSGSFGSGMATQAPAQGGFGQPAQIGVGQQALGTVLGSFGQSRQLGPSLPGTATGSPGGFNGGGFTSVKPVGGGFAGVGSGGGGGFGGGGFSGGGFAGAASTGGGFAGASPPTGGFAGATGGGFAGAAGGGFAGAAGGGFAGAAGGFGAFGNQQGSGGFSAFGAAPGGSGGTGKPPELFTQIRK; encoded by the exons ATGGCTTCCGTTGATTCGCGGCATTCCATTTCTTCAACTCATGTTGCATTGGAAGACTCTTACGAAGGGGAGCATGTTGAAACCAACGATTACTACTTCGAAAAGATCGGCGAACCTGTTCCTGTCAAGCTCAATGACTCCATTTTTGATCCTGGAAGTCCTCCTTCCCAGCCTCTTGCTGTGTCTGAGAGTTTTGGTCTTATATTCGTTGCCCATTTGTCTG ggttttttgTGGTGAGGACCAAGGATGTAGTTGCTTCAGCTAAGGAGATGAAAAACGGGGGAACTGGTTCTTCAATCCAGGATTTGAGTATTGTGGATGTTTCCGTCGGGAAAGTTCATGTTCTTGCACTTTCCAATGATAATTCTTTTCTTGCTGCCGTCGTAGCTGGTGATGTTCATCTTTTTTCAGTTGACTCGCTGCTTGATAAG GCTGAAAAACCCTATTTCTCTTGTTCAACAACTGATTCCAGTTGCATCAAAGACTTCAAATGGACCAGAAAGCCGGAAAATTCTTATCTGGTTCTTTCAAAACATGGAAAGTTATACCAAGGATCGGCTAGTGGTCCTTTTAAACATATCATGCACGATATTGATGCTG ttGAATGCAGTGTGAAAGGAAAATTCATTGCTGTGGCTAAAAAGGACACTTTTACCATTTTCTCATATAAATTCAAGGAACGACTGTCCATGTCACTCTTGCCGAGTTTAGGGAACGGTGACACTGATACGGACTTTGCAGTGAAag TTGACTCTATCAAGTGGGTTCGTGCTGATTGTATCATTATAGGATGCTTTCAAGTGACTGCAACAGGTGATGAAGAAGATTACTTTGTCCAAGTTATCAGAAGTAAAGATGGAAAAATCACTGAC GTTTCCTCAAATAAAGTCTTGTTATCGTTCCATGATATATATTCAGGTTTCACTCCAGACATTTTGCCTGTTGAAACTGGGCCTTGTTTATTATTGAGTTATTTAGATAAATG CAAGCTCGCAATTGTTGCCAATAGGAACAATACAGATCAGCATATTGTGTTGCTTGGTTGGTTGCAAGAGGTTGAGAATGAAGTTGCTGTTATTGATATTGAAAGAGATAAGTCACTCCCGAGGATTGAGCTTCAAG ACAACGGTGACGATAATTTGGTAATGGGGCTGTGCATTGATCGAGTTTCTCTCCCTGGAAAGGTGGAAGTCCAAGTTGGAAATGAAGAGATTAGAGAAGTCTCGCCATATTGCACTCTTTTGTGTCTTACTCTAGAGGGAAAACTCAttctgtttcatttttctag TGCTAATGAATCTGAAGCTTCAGATGAGACTGTTTCTGCTTGTgatgaggaagaggaagacgatACAGTAGTGCCTACTGATGATCAGCCTCAGCTCTTTTCTAATATTGATCAGCGTCCAGTATCTAAAGTAGATGAGAGTCCAGTTATTACCAGAGAGAGTAATGCTAAAAGCCAGCAAATGGATTCTTTTGCTTTTTCACAACCATTGAAGCCTTCTACCTTGGAGAGACCGAACAACGAGATTGGGAATTTCGCTAAGCCTGCTAAAAATTTTACTGGTCTTGGATCTGTTGCTTTTTCGGGGCAATCTGTGGACGTGCCTAGCCAAACATTGAAGTCCTCTATCTTGGAGAGACCCAACAATGAGATTGGGAACTTTAATAAGCCTTTTCATAAATTTACTGGTCTTGGATCTGTCGCTTTTTCGGGGCAATCTGTGGACATGCCTAACCAATCGTTAAAGCCTTCTTTCTTGGAGAGACCCAACAATCAGATTGGGAATTTTGATAAGCCTGTTCAGAAATTTACTGGCCTTGGGTCTGTTGCTTTTTCGGAGCAATCGGCGGATGTTCCTAGCCATCCCTTTCTCAATGTTAAAGAATCAACAGTAAAGCAAAGCTCGGGTGCTGCAAATGCTTTCACAGGTTTTGCTGGAAAGCCTTTTCAACCGAAGGATGTTCCAAGTACATTAACACAAAGTGGGAGACAAGTAAGTGCAGGTGCTGGTAAAATTGAATCTTTACCAGTGATACAGAGCTCGCAAGTATCTTTGCAAGACAACTTCTCGTTGGGTAAAATTTCTAATAAGAAGCAAGATGGTTCAGAGCGAAATTACGGCAACGTCCCCTTGGCAAAACCA ATGACTGAAATGTGCGAAGGGCTGGACATGCTTCTAGAATCTATAGAAGAGCCGGGTGGTTTTTTGGATGCCTGCACTACTTTCCAGAAAAGCTCCGTTGAAGCTTTGGAGCTTGGCTTAGCCACTCTTTCAGATCAATGTCAAATATGGAGG CGCACAATGACTGAGCGTGCACAGGAGGTACAATATCTCTTTGACAGAACGGTTGAAG TTTTGTCAAAGAAAACATACATTGAAGGTATTGTTACGCAAGCTTCCGACAGCAACTATTGGGAACATTGGGATCGCCAAAAGTTAAGTTCTGAATTAGAGCTAAAACGACAGCACATTTTGCAGATGAATCAG AATATGACTAACCAGTTAATTGAGTTAGAAAGACATTTTAATGGCCTTGAGCTGAATAAGTTCGGTGGAAATGATGAAACTCAAGTTAACGAAAGAGCTCTTCAAAGGAAATTTGGATCTTCGAG GCAAAGTCATTCCTTACATAGTTTGAATAACATAATGGGATCTCAATTAGCAGCAGCTCAACTTCTTTCTGATAATCTATCAAAACAAATTGCTACACTCAATATCGAATCACCCTCTTCGAAAAGGCAGAGTATCACGAAGGAATTGTTCGACACTATTGGAATTACTTATGATGCTTCTTTCAGTTCTCCAAATGTGAACAAAATTCCAGAAACTTCTAGTAAGAAGCTTTTACTTTCTGCtgattctttttcaagtaaagataCATCGAGAAGAAAACAGCGGAGTGGAGCGAAAATTTCTGAAACGGAAActgggagaaggagaagagactCACTTGACAGG AACCTGGCTAGCGTTCAACCTCCGAAAACCACCGTTCAGCGGATGATCTTGCAAGGAACACCGTTGTCCAATGAGAAAGAATTTCGTTCTCCCACTCTTGAAGGACCAGCAACCGTTGCTCGTCCAGCTAGTCGCATAGCATCGTCTATGctatcatcatcatccaaaAATGCAG AACAAGGCTCCGAGAACCCCGCAACGCCTTTCTCATGGGCTAGCCCTCCTAGACAGAAATTCCAACCACCGCAAAAAACTAATGGTACAGCACCATCTCCTCTGCCAGTGTTCCAATCATCTCATGAAATGCTGAAAAAAAGTAATAGTGAAGCGTACAGTGCGGCTTCAGAAAACAAATTTGCAGAGGTGACTTATCCTGAGAAGTCAAAAGCTTCTGATTTCTTCTCACTCGCTAGAAGCGACTCGGTCCAGAAATCTAATATGAACTTTGAGCAGAAATCATCTATCTTCGTAACATCATCTAAACCGATGTCCACGCCGAAAGATTCCATTGAAACCTTGAATCCAAACAGTCAGAAAACTGCTAACGTAAAGGAGAGACTTACAACTCCAAGTCCACTTTTTGGATCTGCAAATAAGCCTGAACCTACATCTGTTGGTACAACATCTTCTTTGGTTCCGATCGTTGATGGACTGAGAAAGactgaagaaaagaaaccGCCGACCGTGTTTTCACCATCAGTTTCAGCACCAGCACCTGTAAATACTCCTTCAAGTGCGTCGACTTTATTTTCAGGATCTCCGCTAAGCAAATCATTTCCAAGtcctgctgctgctgctgttgtaGATCTCAATAAACCTCTGTCAACATCAACCCAATCGAGCTTCGCCTTTCCGgttgtttctgtttctgatTCCCTATTTCAGGCACCTAAGATGGTATCACCACCATCTAATCTATCTTCCTTGAATCCTACATTGGTATCCTCGAGTAAAGAACAACCGATGCCGAAATCAGATGCTGATACCGAAAAGCAAGCACCGGCTTCAAAGCCCGAGTCCCGTGAACTGAAGCTTCAACCTTCTGTAACACTTGCTGTTGGAAATCATGTAGAGCCAACTTCTGTAACCCAGACGGTTTCCAAAGATGTGGGAGGACATgttccatttgtaacagcgGATGCTCAACCACAACAGTCATCTGCTGCTTTTGTTCCATTACCTACACCAAACTCGACTCCTAAGGTTTCTGCAAATGGTAAAAGTGAAACTTCAGATGCTTTGGTTACTCAGGATGACGATATGGACGAGGAGGCCCCGGAGACGAATAACGTCGAGTTTAGTTTGAGCAGCTTGGGAGGATTTGGAACTACCTCTACGCCTATGTCGAATGCTCCTAAACCAAATCCATTTGGTGGTTCGTTTGGCAATGTGAATGCAACCTCAATGAACTCTTCCTTTACTATGGCTTCTCCTCCAAGTGGAGAGTTGTTTCGGCCTGCATCGTTTAGCTTCCAATCTCCGCTGGCTTCACAAGCAGCATCACAACCGACAAATTCAGTTGCATTCTCTGGTAGCTTTGGCTCTGGAATGGCTACTCAAGCTCCCGCTCAAGGCGGGTTTGGTCAGCCTGCTCAGATTGGAGTAGGGCAGCAAGCACTGGGTACTGTTCTTGGTTCATTTGGACAATCAAGACAGCTTGGTCCTAGTCTACCTGGAACTGCTACAGGATCCCCTGGCGGTTTTAATGGTGGTGGCTTTACTAGTGTGAAACCTGTTGGTGGTGGTTTTGCTGGTGTTGGTTCAGGTGGTGGCGGTGGTTTCGGTGGTGGTGGTTTCAGTGGCGGTGGTTTTGCTGGTGCAGCCTCTACCGGTGGAGGATTTGCTGGTGCTTCTCCCCCAACGGGAGGTTTTGCAGGTGCTACCGGTGGAGGTTTTGCAGGTGCTGCAGGCGGAGGTTTTGCAGGTGCTGCAGGCGGAGGTTTTGCCGGTGCTGCAGGTGGATTCGGGGCGTTCGGCAACCAGCAAGGAAGCGGCGGGTTCTCGGCTTTTGGCGCTGCTCCGGGTGGATCAGGAGGAACTGGAAAACCTCCTGAACTTTTCACCCAGATTAGAAAGTAG
- the LOC111801709 gene encoding nuclear pore complex protein NUP214 isoform X2 — protein sequence MKKITLSKLSEVKMEKSLTKLAIVANRNNTDQHIVLLGWLQEVENEVAVIDIERDKSLPRIELQDNGDDNLVMGLCIDRVSLPGKVEVQVGNEEIREVSPYCTLLCLTLEGKLILFHFSSANESEASDETVSACDEEEEDDTVVPTDDQPQLFSNIDQRPVSKVDESPVITRESNAKSQQMDSFAFSQPLKPSTLERPNNEIGNFAKPAKNFTGLGSVAFSGQSVDVPSQTLKSSILERPNNEIGNFNKPFHKFTGLGSVAFSGQSVDMPNQSLKPSFLERPNNQIGNFDKPVQKFTGLGSVAFSEQSADVPSHPFLNVKESTVKQSSGAANAFTGFAGKPFQPKDVPSTLTQSGRQVSAGAGKIESLPVIQSSQVSLQDNFSLGKISNKKQDGSERNYGNVPLAKPMTEMCEGLDMLLESIEEPGGFLDACTTFQKSSVEALELGLATLSDQCQIWRRTMTERAQEVQYLFDRTVEVLSKKTYIEGIVTQASDSNYWEHWDRQKLSSELELKRQHILQMNQNMTNQLIELERHFNGLELNKFGGNDETQVNERALQRKFGSSRQSHSLHSLNNIMGSQLAAAQLLSDNLSKQIATLNIESPSSKRQSITKELFDTIGITYDASFSSPNVNKIPETSSKKLLLSADSFSSKDTSRRKQRSGAKISETETGRRRRDSLDRNLASVQPPKTTVQRMILQGTPLSNEKEFRSPTLEGPATVARPASRIASSMLSSSSKNAEQGSENPATPFSWASPPRQKFQPPQKTNGTAPSPLPVFQSSHEMLKKSNSEAYSAASENKFAEVTYPEKSKASDFFSLARSDSVQKSNMNFEQKSSIFVTSSKPMSTPKDSIETLNPNSQKTANVKERLTTPSPLFGSANKPEPTSVGTTSSLVPIVDGLRKTEEKKPPTVFSPSVSAPAPVNTPSSASTLFSGSPLSKSFPSPAAAAVVDLNKPLSTSTQSSFAFPVVSVSDSLFQAPKMVSPPSNLSSLNPTLVSSSKEQPMPKSDADTEKQAPASKPESRELKLQPSVTLAVGNHVEPTSVTQTVSKDVGGHVPFVTADAQPQQSSAAFVPLPTPNSTPKVSANGKSETSDALVTQDDDMDEEAPETNNVEFSLSSLGGFGTTSTPMSNAPKPNPFGGSFGNVNATSMNSSFTMASPPSGELFRPASFSFQSPLASQAASQPTNSVAFSGSFGSGMATQAPAQGGFGQPAQIGVGQQALGTVLGSFGQSRQLGPSLPGTATGSPGGFNGGGFTSVKPVGGGFAGVGSGGGGGFGGGGFSGGGFAGAASTGGGFAGASPPTGGFAGATGGGFAGAAGGGFAGAAGGGFAGAAGGFGAFGNQQGSGGFSAFGAAPGGSGGTGKPPELFTQIRK from the exons ATGAAGAAGATTACTTTGTCCAAGTTATCAGAAGTAAAGATGGAAAAATCACTGAC CAAGCTCGCAATTGTTGCCAATAGGAACAATACAGATCAGCATATTGTGTTGCTTGGTTGGTTGCAAGAGGTTGAGAATGAAGTTGCTGTTATTGATATTGAAAGAGATAAGTCACTCCCGAGGATTGAGCTTCAAG ACAACGGTGACGATAATTTGGTAATGGGGCTGTGCATTGATCGAGTTTCTCTCCCTGGAAAGGTGGAAGTCCAAGTTGGAAATGAAGAGATTAGAGAAGTCTCGCCATATTGCACTCTTTTGTGTCTTACTCTAGAGGGAAAACTCAttctgtttcatttttctag TGCTAATGAATCTGAAGCTTCAGATGAGACTGTTTCTGCTTGTgatgaggaagaggaagacgatACAGTAGTGCCTACTGATGATCAGCCTCAGCTCTTTTCTAATATTGATCAGCGTCCAGTATCTAAAGTAGATGAGAGTCCAGTTATTACCAGAGAGAGTAATGCTAAAAGCCAGCAAATGGATTCTTTTGCTTTTTCACAACCATTGAAGCCTTCTACCTTGGAGAGACCGAACAACGAGATTGGGAATTTCGCTAAGCCTGCTAAAAATTTTACTGGTCTTGGATCTGTTGCTTTTTCGGGGCAATCTGTGGACGTGCCTAGCCAAACATTGAAGTCCTCTATCTTGGAGAGACCCAACAATGAGATTGGGAACTTTAATAAGCCTTTTCATAAATTTACTGGTCTTGGATCTGTCGCTTTTTCGGGGCAATCTGTGGACATGCCTAACCAATCGTTAAAGCCTTCTTTCTTGGAGAGACCCAACAATCAGATTGGGAATTTTGATAAGCCTGTTCAGAAATTTACTGGCCTTGGGTCTGTTGCTTTTTCGGAGCAATCGGCGGATGTTCCTAGCCATCCCTTTCTCAATGTTAAAGAATCAACAGTAAAGCAAAGCTCGGGTGCTGCAAATGCTTTCACAGGTTTTGCTGGAAAGCCTTTTCAACCGAAGGATGTTCCAAGTACATTAACACAAAGTGGGAGACAAGTAAGTGCAGGTGCTGGTAAAATTGAATCTTTACCAGTGATACAGAGCTCGCAAGTATCTTTGCAAGACAACTTCTCGTTGGGTAAAATTTCTAATAAGAAGCAAGATGGTTCAGAGCGAAATTACGGCAACGTCCCCTTGGCAAAACCA ATGACTGAAATGTGCGAAGGGCTGGACATGCTTCTAGAATCTATAGAAGAGCCGGGTGGTTTTTTGGATGCCTGCACTACTTTCCAGAAAAGCTCCGTTGAAGCTTTGGAGCTTGGCTTAGCCACTCTTTCAGATCAATGTCAAATATGGAGG CGCACAATGACTGAGCGTGCACAGGAGGTACAATATCTCTTTGACAGAACGGTTGAAG TTTTGTCAAAGAAAACATACATTGAAGGTATTGTTACGCAAGCTTCCGACAGCAACTATTGGGAACATTGGGATCGCCAAAAGTTAAGTTCTGAATTAGAGCTAAAACGACAGCACATTTTGCAGATGAATCAG AATATGACTAACCAGTTAATTGAGTTAGAAAGACATTTTAATGGCCTTGAGCTGAATAAGTTCGGTGGAAATGATGAAACTCAAGTTAACGAAAGAGCTCTTCAAAGGAAATTTGGATCTTCGAG GCAAAGTCATTCCTTACATAGTTTGAATAACATAATGGGATCTCAATTAGCAGCAGCTCAACTTCTTTCTGATAATCTATCAAAACAAATTGCTACACTCAATATCGAATCACCCTCTTCGAAAAGGCAGAGTATCACGAAGGAATTGTTCGACACTATTGGAATTACTTATGATGCTTCTTTCAGTTCTCCAAATGTGAACAAAATTCCAGAAACTTCTAGTAAGAAGCTTTTACTTTCTGCtgattctttttcaagtaaagataCATCGAGAAGAAAACAGCGGAGTGGAGCGAAAATTTCTGAAACGGAAActgggagaaggagaagagactCACTTGACAGG AACCTGGCTAGCGTTCAACCTCCGAAAACCACCGTTCAGCGGATGATCTTGCAAGGAACACCGTTGTCCAATGAGAAAGAATTTCGTTCTCCCACTCTTGAAGGACCAGCAACCGTTGCTCGTCCAGCTAGTCGCATAGCATCGTCTATGctatcatcatcatccaaaAATGCAG AACAAGGCTCCGAGAACCCCGCAACGCCTTTCTCATGGGCTAGCCCTCCTAGACAGAAATTCCAACCACCGCAAAAAACTAATGGTACAGCACCATCTCCTCTGCCAGTGTTCCAATCATCTCATGAAATGCTGAAAAAAAGTAATAGTGAAGCGTACAGTGCGGCTTCAGAAAACAAATTTGCAGAGGTGACTTATCCTGAGAAGTCAAAAGCTTCTGATTTCTTCTCACTCGCTAGAAGCGACTCGGTCCAGAAATCTAATATGAACTTTGAGCAGAAATCATCTATCTTCGTAACATCATCTAAACCGATGTCCACGCCGAAAGATTCCATTGAAACCTTGAATCCAAACAGTCAGAAAACTGCTAACGTAAAGGAGAGACTTACAACTCCAAGTCCACTTTTTGGATCTGCAAATAAGCCTGAACCTACATCTGTTGGTACAACATCTTCTTTGGTTCCGATCGTTGATGGACTGAGAAAGactgaagaaaagaaaccGCCGACCGTGTTTTCACCATCAGTTTCAGCACCAGCACCTGTAAATACTCCTTCAAGTGCGTCGACTTTATTTTCAGGATCTCCGCTAAGCAAATCATTTCCAAGtcctgctgctgctgctgttgtaGATCTCAATAAACCTCTGTCAACATCAACCCAATCGAGCTTCGCCTTTCCGgttgtttctgtttctgatTCCCTATTTCAGGCACCTAAGATGGTATCACCACCATCTAATCTATCTTCCTTGAATCCTACATTGGTATCCTCGAGTAAAGAACAACCGATGCCGAAATCAGATGCTGATACCGAAAAGCAAGCACCGGCTTCAAAGCCCGAGTCCCGTGAACTGAAGCTTCAACCTTCTGTAACACTTGCTGTTGGAAATCATGTAGAGCCAACTTCTGTAACCCAGACGGTTTCCAAAGATGTGGGAGGACATgttccatttgtaacagcgGATGCTCAACCACAACAGTCATCTGCTGCTTTTGTTCCATTACCTACACCAAACTCGACTCCTAAGGTTTCTGCAAATGGTAAAAGTGAAACTTCAGATGCTTTGGTTACTCAGGATGACGATATGGACGAGGAGGCCCCGGAGACGAATAACGTCGAGTTTAGTTTGAGCAGCTTGGGAGGATTTGGAACTACCTCTACGCCTATGTCGAATGCTCCTAAACCAAATCCATTTGGTGGTTCGTTTGGCAATGTGAATGCAACCTCAATGAACTCTTCCTTTACTATGGCTTCTCCTCCAAGTGGAGAGTTGTTTCGGCCTGCATCGTTTAGCTTCCAATCTCCGCTGGCTTCACAAGCAGCATCACAACCGACAAATTCAGTTGCATTCTCTGGTAGCTTTGGCTCTGGAATGGCTACTCAAGCTCCCGCTCAAGGCGGGTTTGGTCAGCCTGCTCAGATTGGAGTAGGGCAGCAAGCACTGGGTACTGTTCTTGGTTCATTTGGACAATCAAGACAGCTTGGTCCTAGTCTACCTGGAACTGCTACAGGATCCCCTGGCGGTTTTAATGGTGGTGGCTTTACTAGTGTGAAACCTGTTGGTGGTGGTTTTGCTGGTGTTGGTTCAGGTGGTGGCGGTGGTTTCGGTGGTGGTGGTTTCAGTGGCGGTGGTTTTGCTGGTGCAGCCTCTACCGGTGGAGGATTTGCTGGTGCTTCTCCCCCAACGGGAGGTTTTGCAGGTGCTACCGGTGGAGGTTTTGCAGGTGCTGCAGGCGGAGGTTTTGCAGGTGCTGCAGGCGGAGGTTTTGCCGGTGCTGCAGGTGGATTCGGGGCGTTCGGCAACCAGCAAGGAAGCGGCGGGTTCTCGGCTTTTGGCGCTGCTCCGGGTGGATCAGGAGGAACTGGAAAACCTCCTGAACTTTTCACCCAGATTAGAAAGTAG